One window of the Zea mays cultivar B73 chromosome 3, Zm-B73-REFERENCE-NAM-5.0, whole genome shotgun sequence genome contains the following:
- the LOC100276912 gene encoding uncharacterized protein LOC100276912: MPLTRVAADAFGVLTIALFALFAALGLFCIFQSVYFRCRIRRGPSFLPLGYFNGPWVTRIALILITIWWGVGEIVRLSFLKKKLFSSLTWQRNICDVYILSNLGFAEPGIFFAFAFLLHGSLQKRELGTLNQRWNWKTMAYLLVFCIPVFSVQAILVFVGPRFVREENHDLGRRKIAKYFIRTYTPVGDTSVCTYPLFGTLFLGLVDAFLMSYVSYVGLRVLSLVINKSLRRRVYLLMLSVLCFLPIRVLLLGFSVLLKPGHVAFEGIIFLSFLMMLSCTTVGILLLVYYPVADSLALRDIGQRDIAEMVPYDDYYYEGTSLVANQSFREIERNSDTSTKPGSISFRTMIREDQLQQDGTDEIGFSSRSGVHIGSPSGSSPSAAVPMLPLKEIPRY; this comes from the coding sequence ATGCCCCTGACCAGAGTAGCTGCCGATGCATTCGGTGTGCTGACAATCGCACTGTTTGCTCTGTTTGCTGCTCTGGGCCTCTTCTGCATCTTCCAGTCGGTCTACTTCAGGTGTCGGATTCGGAGAGGACCCTCCTTCCTTCCGCTTGGTTATTTTAACGGCCCATGGGTGACTCGCATTGCTCTGATTCTGATCACAATTTGGTGGGGAGTAGGTGAGATAGTGAGATTGAGCTTCTTGAAGAAAAAGTTGTTCTCCAGCTTAACATGGCAGAGGAACATATGTGATGTGTACATACTTTCCAACCTAGGGTTTGCAGAGCCAGGGATCTTCTTTGCGTTTGCTTTTCTGCTCCATGGCTCGTTACAAAAGAGGGAGCTGGGCACATTAAACCAAAGATGGAATTGGAAGACCATGGCCTACTTGTTGGTTTTCTGTATTCCAGTGTTCTCGGTGCAGGCAATCCTAGTGTTTGTTGGGCCCAGGTTTGTTAGAGAGGAGAACCATGATCTCGGGAGAAGAAAGATTGCTAAATACTTCATACGGACCTACACGCCGGTTGGAGATACCAGTGTTTGCACTTACCCATTGTTTGGCACCCTTTTTCTTGGACTTGTAGATGCTTTCCTGATGAGCTATGTATCATATGTTGGATTACGGGTGCTGTCCTTGGTTATTAACAAGTCACTGCGAAGGAGAGTTTATCTACTGATGCTGTCTGTGCTGTGCTTCCTTCCTATCAGGGTGCTTCTCCTCGGGTTTTCGGTGCTGCTCAAGCCAGGACATGTTGCCTTTGAGGGTATTATCTTCCTGTCATTCTTGATGATGCTGTCCTGCACGACTGTTGGGATACTCTTGCTGGTTTACTACCCTGTAGCTGATTCATTGGCCCTCCGAGATATAGGCCAGAGGGACATAGCAGAAATGGTGCCTTATGATGATTACTACTATGAAGGCACATCGCTTGTGGCCAACCAGAGTTTCCGAGAAATCGAGCGGAATTCTGACACTTCAACGAAGCCGGGATCCATATCCTTCCGGACAATGATCAGGGAAGACCAACTCCAGCAGGACGGTACGGATGAGATCGGATTCTCTTCGCGCAGTGGTGTCCATATTGGATCGCCCTCAGGCTCTTCGCCAAGCGCAGCAGTGCCGATGCTCCCTCTCAAGGAAATCCCTAGATACTAA